A genomic region of Bernardetia sp. ABR2-2B contains the following coding sequences:
- a CDS encoding serine hydrolase domain-containing protein: protein MQSILFQSKKVSLFLIFFILCSCQKTQYSSSYKNTETSSFSKNADEYMTALTNLGQFNGVVLLEKNGKEVLKKAYNLSEKPVDSLSSLWITSQSQFDLRSIAKLFAKASIIKLESEGKLKQSDFLNKYISDFPNGNKITLEHLMHNRSGLPRELTTNNNNCFDLGSEEIIALAKKEKLEFEPNTDERYSNVGFQILYYVISQISQKSYHNYLKEAFFEPLEMTNSGAHFDFDTSNLKKYVYGHYKKDEQLISVLEFPKEDCKTGHLYSTVEDLSKFINYLGNEPYFSDLNEENQIGHAGGTQGKRAYTFKNYEQNYSLTFLSNYDEIPFQQIVEDLKKILEGKPYQIPKEINRIEIKLPTTVLSRYEGTYDFAEIEHLQLEFILEDGYLMAYQNEKLNGKLFAENDSTFFWDKKSKESVVFRKKENEEYKALLDFKGVRWEGLKVE from the coding sequence ATGCAATCAATACTTTTTCAATCCAAAAAGGTTAGTTTATTTCTTATCTTTTTTATTCTTTGCTCCTGTCAGAAAACTCAATATTCTTCTAGTTATAAAAATACTGAAACTAGTTCATTTTCTAAAAATGCTGATGAATATATGACTGCTCTGACAAATTTAGGGCAATTTAATGGTGTTGTTTTGTTAGAAAAAAATGGAAAAGAAGTTTTAAAGAAAGCCTATAACCTTTCAGAAAAACCTGTTGATTCGTTGTCTTCTCTTTGGATAACTTCTCAAAGTCAGTTTGATTTGCGTTCTATTGCCAAACTGTTTGCTAAGGCAAGTATAATCAAGTTAGAAAGTGAAGGAAAACTGAAACAAAGTGATTTTTTGAATAAATATATTTCTGATTTTCCTAATGGAAACAAAATTACACTTGAACATTTAATGCACAATCGTTCGGGTTTGCCACGAGAATTGACTACCAATAATAATAACTGCTTCGACCTTGGTTCAGAAGAAATTATAGCACTAGCAAAAAAAGAAAAATTAGAATTTGAGCCTAATACAGATGAACGTTATTCGAATGTGGGTTTTCAGATTTTGTATTATGTTATTTCACAAATTAGTCAAAAATCATATCATAATTATTTGAAAGAAGCCTTTTTTGAACCTTTGGAAATGACAAATTCAGGAGCGCATTTTGATTTTGATACTTCAAATCTAAAAAAATATGTTTACGGACATTACAAAAAAGACGAACAATTAATTTCTGTTTTAGAATTCCCAAAAGAAGATTGTAAAACAGGTCATTTGTATTCTACTGTTGAGGATTTGAGTAAATTTATTAATTATTTAGGAAACGAACCTTATTTTTCGGATTTAAATGAGGAAAATCAAATCGGACATGCAGGAGGAACACAAGGCAAAAGAGCTTATACTTTCAAAAATTATGAGCAAAATTATAGCTTAACTTTTTTATCGAATTATGATGAAATACCTTTTCAACAAATTGTAGAAGATTTGAAAAAGATTTTGGAAGGAAAACCATATCAGATTCCTAAAGAAATCAATAGAATAGAAATTAAACTTCCTACGACTGTGCTTTCTCGTTACGAAGGAACTTATGATTTTGCAGAAATAGAACATCTACAATTAGAATTTATTTTAGAAGATGGGTATTTAATGGCTTATCAAAATGAAAAACTTAATGGAAAACTCTTTGCTGAAAATGATAGCACCTTTTTTTGGGATAAAAAATCTAAAGAATCTGTAGTTTTTCGTAAAAAAGAGAATGAAGAGTATAAAGCATTATTAGATTTCAAGGGCGTAAGATGGGAAGGGTTGAAAGTAGAGTAA